Proteins encoded in a region of the Vitis riparia cultivar Riparia Gloire de Montpellier isolate 1030 chromosome 7, EGFV_Vit.rip_1.0, whole genome shotgun sequence genome:
- the LOC117918300 gene encoding fructokinase-1 isoform X1: protein MVLFSGFQFEISHLSEIGMLTLSSPISPHNALQNPRPAIRRRFTALNCKGIQLSVPSHCYTAGGDCTSGGVALKSVDVATLGNLCVDLVLNVPELPPASFLDRKAYMERLAASPPDKKYWEAGGNCNMAIAAKRLGLCCVTIGHVGNEIYGDFLLDVLHDEGIDTVGMNEDTDVVDSASASYETLLCWVLVDPLQRHGFCSRADFSKEPAFSWMSKLSREVKMAIRKSKILFCNGYGFDELSPSLIISALDYAVEVGTSVFFDPGPRGKSLSVGTPEQQRALGQFLTMSDVLLLTSDEAESLTGIGNPILAGQELLRKGMRTKWVIVKMGSKGSILISLSSVSCAPAFKVNVIDTVGCGDSFVAAIAFGFIHNLPTVNTLAIANAVGAATAMGCGAGRNVANLEQVIELMRASNLNEDDTFWNELLDDNLDAQQITFLSKTAINGSNNQLHRVALQKVVSESLCKLKSARIKGIVPS from the exons atGGTTTTGTTTTCCGGATTTCAATTCGAAATTTCTCATCTCTCTGAAATCGGAATGCTGACTCTCAGCTCCCCAATCTCACCCCACAATGCCCTCCAAAACCCTAGACCCGCCATACGACGTCGTTTTACCGCCCTCAACTGCAAGGGCATTCAGCTTTCCGTCCCCAGCCACTGCTACACTGCCGGCGGCGACTGCACCTCCGGTGGCGTGGCCCTCAAGAGCGTCGATGTCGCAACTCTCGGAAATCTGTGTGTTGATTTGGTTCTCAATGTTCCGGAATTGCCTCCTGCGTCGTTTCTCGATAGAAAGGCTTACATGGAGCGGTTGGCGGCGTCTCCTCCCGATAAG AAATACTGGGAAGCTGGCGGTAACTGCAATATGGCTATTGCTGCAAAAAGACTGGGACTTTGTTGTGTAACAATTGGTCATGTGGGTAATGAAATCTATGGAGACTTCCTTCTTGATGTGCTTCATGATGAGGGAATTGATACGGTTGGGATGAATGAAGATACCGATGTTGTTGATAGTGCTAGTGCCTCGTATGAAACTCTTCTATGTTGGGTTTTAGTTGACCCTTTGCAAAGACATGGTTTTTGCAG TCGAGCTGATTTCAGTAAGGAGCCTGCATTCAGCTGGATGAGCAAACTATCCAGAGAAGTAAAGATGGCCATAAGAAAGTCAAAGATCCTGTTCTGTAATGGTTATGGTTTTGATGAACTGTCCCCTAGTTTGATTATATCTGCTTTGGACTATGCTGTTGAAGTTGGAACTTCAGTTTTCTTTGATCCTGGACCACGTGGGAAGAGTCTTTCTGTTGGAACACCTGAACAACAAAGAGCACTAGGCCAATTCTTGACGATGAGCGATGTTCTTCTCTTGACATCTGATGAG GCTGAGTCATTGACTGGCATAGGAAACCCAATTCTAGCAGGGCAAGAATTGCTCAGAAAGGGGATGCGAACGAAATGGGTGATTGTTAAAATGGGTTCAAAGGGttcaattctaatttctttgTCAAGTGTATCTTGTGCGCCTGCATTCAAG GTGAATGTCATTGACACTGTTGGATGCGGGGATAGTTTTGTAGCTGCCATTGCATTTGGTTTTATCCACAACCTTCCTACAGTTAACACATTAGCAATTGCAAATGCAGTGGGAGCTGCAACTGCCATGGGTTGTGGTGCTGGTAGGAATGTTGCAAACTTGGAGCAAGTAATAGAACTCATGAGAGCCTCAAACCTCAATGAGGATGATACATTCTGGAATGAACTACTTGATGATAATTTAGATGCTCAACAAATCACGTTCCTCTCAAAAACTGCCATAAATGGAAGCAATAATCAACTGCACCGCGTTGCCTTGCAGAAGGTGGTCTCTGAGTCACTATGCAAGCTCAAATCTGCTCGGATAAAGGGTATAGTTCCATCATGA
- the LOC117918300 gene encoding uncharacterized protein LOC117918300 isoform X2, whose amino-acid sequence MVLFSGFQFEISHLSEIGMLTLSSPISPHNALQNPRPAIRRRFTALNCKGIQLSVPSHCYTAGGDCTSGGVALKSVDVATLGNLCVDLVLNVPELPPASFLDRKAYMERLAASPPDKKYWEAGGNCNMAIAAKRLGLCCVTIGHVGNEIYGDFLLDVLHDEGIDTVGMNEDTDVVDSASASYETLLCWVLVDPLQRHGFCSRADFSKEPAFSWMSKLSREVKMAIRKSKILFCNGYGFDELSPSLIISALDYAVEVGTSVFFDPGPRGKSLSVGTPEQQRALGQFLTMSDVLLLTSDEAESLTGIGNPILAGQELLRKGMRTKWVIVKMGSKGSILISLSSVSCAPAFKLHGTFLCPNSFKTPGV is encoded by the exons atGGTTTTGTTTTCCGGATTTCAATTCGAAATTTCTCATCTCTCTGAAATCGGAATGCTGACTCTCAGCTCCCCAATCTCACCCCACAATGCCCTCCAAAACCCTAGACCCGCCATACGACGTCGTTTTACCGCCCTCAACTGCAAGGGCATTCAGCTTTCCGTCCCCAGCCACTGCTACACTGCCGGCGGCGACTGCACCTCCGGTGGCGTGGCCCTCAAGAGCGTCGATGTCGCAACTCTCGGAAATCTGTGTGTTGATTTGGTTCTCAATGTTCCGGAATTGCCTCCTGCGTCGTTTCTCGATAGAAAGGCTTACATGGAGCGGTTGGCGGCGTCTCCTCCCGATAAG AAATACTGGGAAGCTGGCGGTAACTGCAATATGGCTATTGCTGCAAAAAGACTGGGACTTTGTTGTGTAACAATTGGTCATGTGGGTAATGAAATCTATGGAGACTTCCTTCTTGATGTGCTTCATGATGAGGGAATTGATACGGTTGGGATGAATGAAGATACCGATGTTGTTGATAGTGCTAGTGCCTCGTATGAAACTCTTCTATGTTGGGTTTTAGTTGACCCTTTGCAAAGACATGGTTTTTGCAG TCGAGCTGATTTCAGTAAGGAGCCTGCATTCAGCTGGATGAGCAAACTATCCAGAGAAGTAAAGATGGCCATAAGAAAGTCAAAGATCCTGTTCTGTAATGGTTATGGTTTTGATGAACTGTCCCCTAGTTTGATTATATCTGCTTTGGACTATGCTGTTGAAGTTGGAACTTCAGTTTTCTTTGATCCTGGACCACGTGGGAAGAGTCTTTCTGTTGGAACACCTGAACAACAAAGAGCACTAGGCCAATTCTTGACGATGAGCGATGTTCTTCTCTTGACATCTGATGAG GCTGAGTCATTGACTGGCATAGGAAACCCAATTCTAGCAGGGCAAGAATTGCTCAGAAAGGGGATGCGAACGAAATGGGTGATTGTTAAAATGGGTTCAAAGGGttcaattctaatttctttgTCAAGTGTATCTTGTGCGCCTGCATTCAAG CTTCATGGAACCTTTTTGTGCCCAAACAGTTTTAAAACCCCTGGAGTGTGA
- the LOC117918659 gene encoding uncharacterized protein LOC117918659: protein MANNDLLLGNDHDLSLGHNQPLGLRHNHNLVLSHELVLGHAHDDELALGQNHEHEMALRHAHGHHNHENGFDRVDENGLDMSQNHDPDVDQHHNDVDNHDNELGLTVQNHALSLSENHELALVENHDLDENIELTVSQSGEISIVDASGMTAQHSQLLVSSPVLQSRTVVPAPNHELVVGQEFSDVQSCRRALRDTAIALHFEIQTVKSDKTRFTAKCASDGCPWRIHCAKLPGVPTFTIRTIHESHTCGGITHLGHQQASVQWVASSVEQSLKENPHYKPKEILEEIHRVHGITLSYKQAWRGKERIMAAVRGSFEEGYRLLPQYCDQIRRTNPESIALVYANPMDSSFHRLFVSFQASIYGFLNACRPLIGLDRTLLKSKYLGTLLFATGFDGDGALFPLAFGVVDEENDDNWMWFLSELHNLLEINTENMPRLTILSDRQKVIVEGVEANFPTAFHGFCMRHLSDSFRKEFNNTLLVNLLWEAAQVLTVIEFEAKILEIEEISQEAAYWIRRIPPRLWATAYFEGTRFGHLTANVVESLNTWILEASGLPIIQMMECIRRQLMTWFNERRETSMQWTSILVPSAERRVSEALERARTYQVLRANEAEFEVISHEGTNIVDIRNRCCLCRGWQLHGLPCAHAVAALLSCRQNVHRYTESCFTVATYRKAYSQTIHPIPDKTLWKEMADGSQNGGDNAVETIINPPKSLRPQGRPRKRRVRAEDRGRVKRVVHCSRCNQTGHFRTTCAAPI, encoded by the coding sequence ATGGCGAACAATGATTTGCTTCTTGGGAATGATCATGATTTATCGCTTGGCCACAACCAACCACTGGGACTCAGGCATAATCACAATTTGGTTCTCAGTCATGAATTGGTTTTGGGACATGCACATGATGATGAACTAGCCCTTGGCCAGAACCATGAACATGAAATGGCTCTCCGGCATGCTCATGGCCACCACAATCACGAGAATGGGTTTGATCGTGTGGATGAGAATGGATTAGATATGTCCCAGAATCATGATCCTGATGTTGATCAACACCATAATGATGTTGATAACCATGATAATGAGTTGGGTCTTACTGTTCAGAATCATGCATTGAGTTTGTCCGAGAATCATGAATTGGCGCTTGTAGAGAACCATGATCTTGATGAGAACATAGAGCTGACTGTGAGCCAGAGTGGGGAAATCAGTATTGTGGATGCCTCTGGTATGACTGCTCAGCACTCTCAGCTACTGGTTTCTTCTCCTGTCCTTCAGTCCAGGACCGTAGTTCCAGCTCCTAACCATGAACTGGTTGTTGGCCAGGAATTTTCTGATGTGCAGAGCTGTAGGAGGGCATTGAGAGACACTGCCATTGCTCTTCATTTTGAGATACAGACAGTTAAGTCTGACAAGACTCGTTTCACTGCCAAATGTGCAAGTGATGGATGCCCTTGGCGAATTCATTGTGCAAAGCTTCCAGGTGTTCCCACCTTCACAATCAGGACTATCCATGAATCACATACTTGTGGTGGAATTACACATCTCGGTCATCAACAAGCTTCAGTACAGTGGGTCGCAAGTTCAGTTGAGCAAAGCCTGAAAGAAAACCCTCATTATAAACCAAAAGAGATACTAGAAGAGATTCATCGAGTTCATGGGATTACCCTATCATACAAGCAAGCCTGGAGAGGAAAGGAGCGGATCATGGCTGCTGTTCGTGGGTCATTTGAGGAAGGATATCGTCTTCTTCCACAGTACTGCGACCAAATCAGACGGACCAATCCTGAAAGTATTGCATTGGTTTATGCAAATCCTATGGATAGCTCTTTCCACCGcctttttgtttcatttcaagctTCAATCTATGGATTTCTGAATGCATGCCGGCCCCTAATTGGGCTCGACAGAACCCTTCTGAAAAGCAAATACCTTGGGACATTGCTTTTTGCCACTGGTTTTGATGGAGATGGTGCTCTATTTCCTTTGGCATTTGGGGTTgttgatgaagaaaatgatgataACTGGATGTGGTTCCTATCTGAGCTGCACAACCTCCTTGAAATTAATACAGAGAACATGCCAAGGCTTACAATCTTGTCTGATAGACAGAAGGTTATTGTGGAAGGGGTCGAAGCTAATTTTCCTACTGCTTTTCATGGATTCTGCATGCGGCATCTCAGCGACAGTTTCCGAAAAGAGTTCAACAATACTCTGCTTGTTAACCTTCTTTGGGAAGCTGCCCAGGTTCTTACCGTAATTGAATTTGAAGCAAAAATCCTTGAGATTGAGGAGATATCCCAAGAAGCTGCTTACTGGATTCGACGAATCCCACCTCGCTTGTGGGCAACAGCATATTTTGAGGGAACCCGTTTTGGCCATCTGACAGCAAATGTAGTGGAATCACTAAATACATGGATACTCGAAGCATCTGGGCttccaataattcaaatgaTGGAGTGTATTCGTCGGCAACTGATGACTTGGTTCAATGAACGACGTGAAACCAGCATGCAATGGACCAGCATACTCGTTCCCTCAGCTGAAAGGCGTGTGTCAGAGGCTCTTGAGCGAGCGCGTACTTACCAGGTTCTCCGAGCCAATGAAGCTGAATTTGAGGTCATATCCCATGAAGGAACGAATATAGTTGATATCAGGAACCGCTGCTGCCTGTGCCGCGGATGGCAACTGCATGGGCTCCCATGTGCTCATGCTGTGGCAGCTCTCCTCTCTTGCAGACAGAATGTTCATCGGTATACTGAAAGTTGTTTCACTGTGGCAACCTACCGCAAGGCATACTCTCAAACCATACACCCAATTCCAGACAAAACCCTTTGGAAAGAGATGGCAGATGGATCACAGAATGGAGGTGATAATGCCGTCGAGACCATTATAAACCCACCAAAGTCCCTCCGGCCACAAGGGCGACCAAGGAAAAGGCGAGTTCGAGCAGAAGATCGCGGTCGAGTGAAGAGGGTAGTTCATTGCAGCCGCTGTAATCAGACGGGGCATTTTAGAACAACCTGTGCAGCACCTATATAG
- the LOC117917894 gene encoding probable myosin-binding protein 4 isoform X1: MAAKGISCVKVQRNSKGFTAVLSSTLCEWLLIFLLFIDAVLSYLLTKFSRYCKLQTPCPLCSRLDHVLGNEEPEFYHNLLCGNHRSEVSSLISCQIHDKLADVHGMCEECLFSSTIKKSNSETHRLLVGKLGLDLECLGFQRPFLKKESVLDSPDTKTCSCCNKPWRPGQISQRLLQLRPTGAGFTKPDIPLHRLPGRSHLNHRDNLKKIRDKVSGSVTSSSPRNGASDHLSHVGYSELKFTSDSESEVPLSDDDNVGSLVHEKSGRKQNLTATCAPERSCKPLSDDVALGKQIHQASNPGPSLLDSYVQTHVFETHDMKCLDSEVATENRFGELNWQQANQKFNPSALPELISLVDILPSPNIMEVPAGAGVSIEKSANVTGTSDIEHGEVVNSMSARIEEGFKTDQVLNVPAPSMLDYELQIAYACGSNGIQKLQKSASLRRDESGMESLSGSTFGELEGENDYDPLKQQVEYDQRCVRDLMRELEEERSASAVAANQTMAMITRLQEEKAALHMEALQYLRMMEEQAEYDVEALEKANDLLAEREKDIQDLEAELEFYRKEFEDRSVMANMHEETCDLKRGNEPAILKIPWLEFEDEKQYISECLKKLEMKLQQCDSDGASEDKFKGQDSEKSLHEINKEEELNNKDTRINHKMEENGWSKLKDLPISNGSLSAQKGSNASVADSHFACEENNDFDSNGKECSTHHNDVELFALRNEVSDLNDRLKTLEADYHFLEHTFNSMRNGSEGLEFVQEVARQLREIQKIRIRKGCQSVP; the protein is encoded by the exons ATGGCTGCGAAGGGGATTTCATGTGTTAAAGTACAGAGGAATTCAAAGGGGTTTACAGCTGTTTTGTCATCAACACTTTGTGAATggcttttgatttttctattgttCATTGATGCAGTATTATCATATTTGTTGACAAAGTTCTCTCGTTATTGTAAGTTGCAAACACCTTGTCCTTTATGCTCAAGGCTCGACCATGTCCTGGGCAATGAAGAACCTGAATTTTATCACAATCTATTATGTGGGAATCATAGATCAGAGGTCTCGTCCTTGATTTCTTGCCAGATTCATGATAAGCTTGCTGATGTCCATGGGATGTGTGAAGAGTGTCTCTTTTCATCCACCATCAAGAAATCCAACTCAGAAACACACAGATTGTTGGTGGGTAAATTGGGTTTGGATCTTGAGTGTTTGGGATTTCAGAGACCATTCCTGAAAAAGGAATCTGTTCTTGATTCTCCGGACACGAAAACCTGTTCCTGTTGCAATAAGCCATGGAGGCCTGGACAGATTTCTCAAAGATTGCTCCAGCTTAGACCAACTGGAGCCGGGTTTACTAAACCTGATATTCCTTTGCATCGGTTGCCAGGGCGTAGCCACTTAAATCATCGAGATAACTTGAAGAAGATAAGGGATAAAGTTTCTGGCTCAGTAACATCTAGTAGTCCCAGAAAtggtgcttctgatcacttgTCTCATGTAGGATACAGTGAGCTGAAGTTTACTTCTGACTCTGAATCCGAGGTTCCATTATCTGATGATGACAATGTTGGTAGCCTGGTTCATGAAAAGTCTGGTCGTAAGCAAAATTTGACTGCCACATGTGCTCCTGAGAGGTCTTGTAAACCATTGTCGGATGATGTGGCCCTTGGTAAGCAGATACATCAAGCCTCTAACCCTGGGCCTTCACTTCTGGATTCATATGTGCAGACACATGTTTTTGAGACTCATGATATGAAATGTCTGGATTCTGAAGTTGCTACTGAAAATAGATTTGGTGAACTCAATTGGCAACAAGCTAATCAGAAGTTCAATCCTTCTGCATTACCTGAGCTTATTTCACTTGTTGATATTCTCCCGTCACCCAATATTATGGAAGTTCCTGCAGGAGCTGGAGTTTCAATTGAGAAAT CAGCAAATGTTACTGGAACCAGTGACATTGAGCATGGGGAAGTTGTCAATTCGATGAGTGCTAGAATTGAAGAAGGTTTCAAAACTGATCAAGTTTTAAATGTCCCTGCTCCTTCCATGCTAGACTATGAATTGCAGATAGCTTATGCTTGTGGCTCTAATGGAATTCAGAAGCTTCAAAAATCAGCCTCCCTGAGGAGAGATGAGTCTGGTATGGAATCTCTGAGTGGGAGTACCTTTGGTGAACTTGAAGGTGAAAATGATTATGACCCATTAAAACAACAGGTTGAGTATGACCAGAGATGTGTGAGGGATTTAATGAGGGAATTAGAGGAAGAAAGAAGTGCTTCTGCAGTTGCTGCAAACCAGACAATGGCCATGATTACGAGGTTACAAGAGGAGAAAGCAGCGCTCCATATGGAGGCCCTGCAGTACTTGAGAATGATGGAAGAGCAAGCTGAGTATGATGTAGAGGCTCTGGAAAAGGCTAATGATCTCCTTGCTGAAAGGGAGAAAGATATACAAGATTTGGAAGCAGAGCTTGAATTTTATAGGAAAGAGTTTGAAGATAGATCAGTGATGGCAaatatgcatgaggaaacttgtGATCTGAAGAGGGGAAATGAACCTGCCATTCTCAAGATTCCATGGTTAGAATTTGAAGACGAAAAGCAATACATTTCAGAGTGTTTGAAGAAGTTGGAGATGAAGCTTCAGCAATGTGATTCTGATGGTGCTTCAGAAGACAAGTTTAAAGGTCAAGACTCTGAGAAATCACTGCATGAGATAAACAAAGAGGAAGAGCTTAACAATAAGGATACCCGGATAAACCACAAGATGGAAGAGAATGGTTGGTCAAAGCTCAAAGATTTACCTATATCCAACGGAAGCCTGTCTGCACAAAAGGGATCTAATGCTTCAGTTGCTGACAGTCATTTTGCTTGTGAAGAGAACAATGATTTTGATTCTAATGGGAAAGAATGCTCCACACACCATAATGACGTTGAATTGTTTGCTCTTCGAAATGAAGTTTCAGATCTTAATGACAGGTTGAAAACACTTGAGGCTGACTACCATTTTCTTGAGCATACTTTTAACTCCATGCGAAATGGTAGTGAAGGACTGGAATTTGTTCAAGAGGTAGCTCGTCAGCTAAGAGAAATACAAAAGATTAGGATAAGGAAAGGATGCCAATCTGTTCCATGA
- the LOC117917894 gene encoding probable myosin-binding protein 4 isoform X2 translates to MAAKGISCVKVQRNSKGFTAVLSSTLCEWLLIFLLFIDAVLSYLLTKFSRYCKLQTPCPLCSRLDHVLGNEEPEFYHNLLCGNHRSEVSSLISCQIHDKLADVHGMCEECLFSSTIKKSNSETHRLLVGKLGLDLECLGFQRPFLKKESVLDSPDTKTCSCCNKPWRPGQISQRLLQLRPTGAGFTKPDIPLHRLPGRSHLNHRDNLKKIRDKVSGSVTSSSPRNGASDHLSHVGYSELKFTSDSESEVPLSDDDNVGSLVHEKSGRKQNLTATCAPERSCKPLSDDVALGKQIHQASNPGPSLLDSYVQTHVFETHDMKCLDSEVATENRFGELNWQQANQKFNPSALPELISLVDILPSPNIMEVPAGAGVSIEKSNVTGTSDIEHGEVVNSMSARIEEGFKTDQVLNVPAPSMLDYELQIAYACGSNGIQKLQKSASLRRDESGMESLSGSTFGELEGENDYDPLKQQVEYDQRCVRDLMRELEEERSASAVAANQTMAMITRLQEEKAALHMEALQYLRMMEEQAEYDVEALEKANDLLAEREKDIQDLEAELEFYRKEFEDRSVMANMHEETCDLKRGNEPAILKIPWLEFEDEKQYISECLKKLEMKLQQCDSDGASEDKFKGQDSEKSLHEINKEEELNNKDTRINHKMEENGWSKLKDLPISNGSLSAQKGSNASVADSHFACEENNDFDSNGKECSTHHNDVELFALRNEVSDLNDRLKTLEADYHFLEHTFNSMRNGSEGLEFVQEVARQLREIQKIRIRKGCQSVP, encoded by the exons ATGGCTGCGAAGGGGATTTCATGTGTTAAAGTACAGAGGAATTCAAAGGGGTTTACAGCTGTTTTGTCATCAACACTTTGTGAATggcttttgatttttctattgttCATTGATGCAGTATTATCATATTTGTTGACAAAGTTCTCTCGTTATTGTAAGTTGCAAACACCTTGTCCTTTATGCTCAAGGCTCGACCATGTCCTGGGCAATGAAGAACCTGAATTTTATCACAATCTATTATGTGGGAATCATAGATCAGAGGTCTCGTCCTTGATTTCTTGCCAGATTCATGATAAGCTTGCTGATGTCCATGGGATGTGTGAAGAGTGTCTCTTTTCATCCACCATCAAGAAATCCAACTCAGAAACACACAGATTGTTGGTGGGTAAATTGGGTTTGGATCTTGAGTGTTTGGGATTTCAGAGACCATTCCTGAAAAAGGAATCTGTTCTTGATTCTCCGGACACGAAAACCTGTTCCTGTTGCAATAAGCCATGGAGGCCTGGACAGATTTCTCAAAGATTGCTCCAGCTTAGACCAACTGGAGCCGGGTTTACTAAACCTGATATTCCTTTGCATCGGTTGCCAGGGCGTAGCCACTTAAATCATCGAGATAACTTGAAGAAGATAAGGGATAAAGTTTCTGGCTCAGTAACATCTAGTAGTCCCAGAAAtggtgcttctgatcacttgTCTCATGTAGGATACAGTGAGCTGAAGTTTACTTCTGACTCTGAATCCGAGGTTCCATTATCTGATGATGACAATGTTGGTAGCCTGGTTCATGAAAAGTCTGGTCGTAAGCAAAATTTGACTGCCACATGTGCTCCTGAGAGGTCTTGTAAACCATTGTCGGATGATGTGGCCCTTGGTAAGCAGATACATCAAGCCTCTAACCCTGGGCCTTCACTTCTGGATTCATATGTGCAGACACATGTTTTTGAGACTCATGATATGAAATGTCTGGATTCTGAAGTTGCTACTGAAAATAGATTTGGTGAACTCAATTGGCAACAAGCTAATCAGAAGTTCAATCCTTCTGCATTACCTGAGCTTATTTCACTTGTTGATATTCTCCCGTCACCCAATATTATGGAAGTTCCTGCAGGAGCTGGAGTTTCAATTGAGAAAT CAAATGTTACTGGAACCAGTGACATTGAGCATGGGGAAGTTGTCAATTCGATGAGTGCTAGAATTGAAGAAGGTTTCAAAACTGATCAAGTTTTAAATGTCCCTGCTCCTTCCATGCTAGACTATGAATTGCAGATAGCTTATGCTTGTGGCTCTAATGGAATTCAGAAGCTTCAAAAATCAGCCTCCCTGAGGAGAGATGAGTCTGGTATGGAATCTCTGAGTGGGAGTACCTTTGGTGAACTTGAAGGTGAAAATGATTATGACCCATTAAAACAACAGGTTGAGTATGACCAGAGATGTGTGAGGGATTTAATGAGGGAATTAGAGGAAGAAAGAAGTGCTTCTGCAGTTGCTGCAAACCAGACAATGGCCATGATTACGAGGTTACAAGAGGAGAAAGCAGCGCTCCATATGGAGGCCCTGCAGTACTTGAGAATGATGGAAGAGCAAGCTGAGTATGATGTAGAGGCTCTGGAAAAGGCTAATGATCTCCTTGCTGAAAGGGAGAAAGATATACAAGATTTGGAAGCAGAGCTTGAATTTTATAGGAAAGAGTTTGAAGATAGATCAGTGATGGCAaatatgcatgaggaaacttgtGATCTGAAGAGGGGAAATGAACCTGCCATTCTCAAGATTCCATGGTTAGAATTTGAAGACGAAAAGCAATACATTTCAGAGTGTTTGAAGAAGTTGGAGATGAAGCTTCAGCAATGTGATTCTGATGGTGCTTCAGAAGACAAGTTTAAAGGTCAAGACTCTGAGAAATCACTGCATGAGATAAACAAAGAGGAAGAGCTTAACAATAAGGATACCCGGATAAACCACAAGATGGAAGAGAATGGTTGGTCAAAGCTCAAAGATTTACCTATATCCAACGGAAGCCTGTCTGCACAAAAGGGATCTAATGCTTCAGTTGCTGACAGTCATTTTGCTTGTGAAGAGAACAATGATTTTGATTCTAATGGGAAAGAATGCTCCACACACCATAATGACGTTGAATTGTTTGCTCTTCGAAATGAAGTTTCAGATCTTAATGACAGGTTGAAAACACTTGAGGCTGACTACCATTTTCTTGAGCATACTTTTAACTCCATGCGAAATGGTAGTGAAGGACTGGAATTTGTTCAAGAGGTAGCTCGTCAGCTAAGAGAAATACAAAAGATTAGGATAAGGAAAGGATGCCAATCTGTTCCATGA
- the LOC117918301 gene encoding iron-sulfur protein NUBPL, giving the protein MKWWLRSLVANHAKLRPFSGSAGFSTKGLQLDGVKNIVAIASGKGGVGKSTTAVNLAVALAKKCQLKVGVLDADVYGPSVPTMMNLHGEPEVTEDRKIVPFQNYGVKCMSIGFLVPKDSPLVWRGPMVASALEKLSRGVDWGNLDILVVDMPPGTGDTQITISQRLQLTGVLIVTTPQDVALIDARRGVTMFSKVEVPILGIIENMSCFKCPNCGHPSYIFGNGGARKTADEMCLDYLGEIPLEVDIVKASDEGVPLVVSAPDSSVTKGYNDLAQKLVDKIGKLANEQLRPEISL; this is encoded by the exons ATGAAGTGGTGGTTGAGATCTTTGGTGGCAAATCACGCG AAGTTGCGGCCGTTTAGTGGTTCTGCGGGGTTTAGTACAAAAGGGCTTCAGCTTGACGGGGTTAAGAATATTGTCGCCATTGCTTCTGGTAAAGGTGGTGTGGGCAAGTCCACCACTGCAG TTAATTTGGCTGTTGCACTTGCAAAGAAGTGTCAGCTGAAGGTGGGTGTGCTTGATGCTGATGTCTATGGACCATCTGTCCCTACAATGATGAATCTCCATGGGGAGCCAGAAGTTACTGAAG ATCGAAAGATAGTTCCATTTCAAAATTATGGAGTCAAATGTATGTCAATTGGATTTCTTGTACCGAAGGACAGCCCCCTTGTGTGGAGAGGTCCTATG GTCGCGAGTGCTCTTGAAAAACTGTCTAGGGGAGTTGATTGGGGGAACCTTGATATTCTTGTGGTGGATATGCCTCCTGGCACTGGTGATACTCAGATAACTATTTCCCAGAGGCTGCAATTAACAG GTGTTTTGATTGTTACTACTCCTCAAGATGTTGCATTAATTGATGCACGACGAGGAGTGACCATGTTTTCTAAAGTTGAAGTTCCT ATTTTGGGAATCATAGAGAACATGAGCTGCTTCAAATGCCCAAATTGTGGTCATCCTTCATACATTTTTGGGAATGGAGGAGCTCGTAAGACAGCTGATGAGATGTGTTTAGACTATCTTGGTGAG ATCCCATTGGAGGTAGATATCGTAAAAGCTTCTGATGAAGGGGTCCCTCTGGTTGTATCCGCGCCTGATTCTTCAGTCACCAAGGGGTACAATGATCTGGCTCAAAAACTCGTCGACAAAATTGGTAAGCTGGCAAACGAACAACTCCGGCCAGAGATTTCACTGTGA